Proteins found in one Venturia canescens isolate UGA chromosome 8, ASM1945775v1, whole genome shotgun sequence genomic segment:
- the Hcf gene encoding host cell factor isoform X2: MAAPMLKWKRITNPTGPQPRPRHGHRAVAIKDLMVVFGGGNEGIVDELHVYNTATNQWFVPLTKGDIPPGCAAYGFVVDGTRILVFGGMVEYGKYSNELYELQASRWEWKRLKPKHPKHEQPPCPRLGHSFTLIGNKVFLFGGLANDSEDPKNNIPRYLNDLYTLELLPNGATAWEVPQTHGHAPPPRESHTGVAYTDRVTGKSCLVIYGGMSGSRLGDLWFLDVDSMTWNKPIVHGPTPLPRSLHTATLIGHRMYVFGGWVPLVVDDVKVATHEKEWKCTSTLACLNLETLTWEQLTVDSLEENVPRARAGHCAVGVHSRLYVWSGRDGYRKAWNNQVCCKDLWYLEVSKPPAPSRVQLVRASTHSLEVSWTATPSAQYYILQIQKYDMPPATSAFPVAAPPPTTTPALTPATPPTIPVCSPPVTTAAATPMIPAVVTPVRPTVPQAAPIRVQTPVQMPPVSKPISSPVVAKPASPMTPRGNLIRIRSPLVTSASIVASPVPASTIAATTIEQPTVVNPATTVSQSPSAMSGIAALAAAAAATPKISMNNIPMISQAGTNTIRMKSVQPGQQIRFAAPGATVLRTASPQQSKQIILQKPGQNITGQPQIVHLVKTTQGMMATVPKMSLIPGKNVQGAGGKAPNQGPTILRLVNPNTVAGLKTLTTVKTSGLVAMSKGQSIAGKQTIMITKPGGNGGLVGRTNQIIVVTTGSGLRAVQAVTTSQAGAGQAGNLTTPVNVLPLSAANHVTNQQGVKMIVVSSGAMVGGTSGKPITITVPGQGGVPKTVTIATKGGQQTIFNPGKSQIVTMPQIQKGQDPLAAGKPVTLQMSGGLGAKTVTLMPTSSSIVTTSADSIDTTKMMFVPQKQPSASLASTSDGPATTDAALAALAAEAGLIDPVQEPSGGLSFMVADDVAGDEKTDDSCNGNEASVTAALVSQLTAGEPMQVDGEGNFVIPQVDGPCDLLSSDDEDAGAPETTTQSEAALESLNEDSQEMEQDPAPVASTEEPQESSTDPTDEPEPPKPSESEETQAPKIEEASSQETAESEPATQPETQSSEITTESTSEPEPPSEGDMQIISDPPSADNSVKSEATQPVVDPIAERMAEIVTKDEKSEEKSDGEENQSNTIVAADLPPLHEKSDAEALLDALEDQTFEPADEEMPAEKDNIKKENSPGALPPESIKLEAPEPMITEPSPPIVPQATITPIIAPPTTNAPKIPSIPVAPPTTVPTVIPTLLSPRQIKSDPRDEPMEDDKPLDESMSSVTNGNSNADQELEALHKAIQREAKDDLPIKKEPLKQEKENEPRPEAGDDSTALTTLATAALGSAEQPVKVKTELTDDEKKDIDWYDVGVIKGTTCTVQHYYLPGDEPLDMSQAPGDIFKGRTKIPLESGTAYKFRVAAVNSCGQSAWSEVSAFKTCLPGFPGAPSAIKISKSAEGAQLSWEPPPSHLGPILEYSVYLAVRSASAVPNSTGEATTVATTPTQLAFIRVYCGPTNACSVPNSSLSAAHMDVTTKPAIIFRIAARNDKGYGPATQVRWLQDPTTAVKSNPQVKRPVNDARSQANSPQKRVKPEMADVKRH; encoded by the exons GCTTTGTGGTGGATGGTACGAGGATCCTGGTGTTCGGGGGTATGGTTGAGTATGGAAAGTACTCGAATGAGTTATACGAGCTCCAAGCGAGTCGTTGGGAATGGAAGAGATTGAAGCCGAAGCATCCCAAGCACGAGCAGCCTCCTTGTCCGAGACTCGGTCACAGTTTCACGCTGATCGGAAACAAAGTTTTCCTGTTTGGTGGACTCGCCAATGACAGCGAAGATCCTAAGAACAATATACCGAGGTACTTAAATGATTTGTACACCCTGGAATTATTGCCAAATGGTGCAACCGCTTGGGAAGTGCCACAAACGCACGGTCACGCGCCTCCGCCGCGAGAATCCCACACCGGAGTCGCCTACACCGATCGTGTCACTGGAAAATCATGCCTTGTTATTTACGGCGGTATGAGCGGCAGTCGTCTCGGGGATCTCTGGTTTCTCGATGTCGATTCCATGACATGGAACAAACCGATTGTTCATGGCCCTACACCTTTGCCACGCTCGCTCCATACCGCCACTCTCATCGGTCATCGTATGTATGTCTTTGGAGGATGGGTCCCTCTCGTCGTCGATGATGTCAAGGTCGCGACCCACGAGAAAGAGTGGAAATGTACGAGCACTCTGGCATGCTTGAATTTAG AAACACTGACTTGGGAACAGTTGACGGTAGATTCTCTGGAAGAGAACGTACCGCGAGCACGTGCGGGTCACTGCGCGGTAGGAGTGCACAGTAGATTGTACGTGTGGTCGGGTCGAGATGGTTATCGCAAAGCATGGAACAACCAG GTATGTTGCAAAGATTTGTGGTATCTAGAGGTGAGTAAGCCTCCGGCGCCGTCGAGGGTGCAGCTGGTGCGAGCGTCGACGCATTCGTTGGAGGTCAGCTGGACTGCGACGCCCTCGGCTCAGTACTATATTCTGCAAATACAAAAATACGACATGCCACCGGCAACGAGTGCGTTCCCGGTAGCGGCCCCGCCGCCGACGACCACGCCAGCGTTGACGCCGGCAACGCCGCCGACGATTCCGGTATGTTCACCGCCGGTGACAACGGCAGCGGCAACTCCGATGATCCCAGCGGTTGTGACACCGGTGCGTCCTACGGTTCCTCAAGCTGCGCCGATTCGCGTGCAAACGCCGGTCCAAATGCCGCCGGTATCTAAGCCGATTTCGTCGCCTGTAGTCGCTAAGCCCGCGAGCCCCATGACACCCCGAGGGAATCTCATAAGAATCCGTTCGCCTCTGGTAACATCAGCCTCGATCGTTGCTTCGCCAGTACCGGCGTCGACAATCGCTGCTACTACGATCGAGCAGCCGACAGTTGTAAACCCCGCGACGACCGTCAGCCAATCACCATCCGCGATGTCCGGCATCGCTGCACTTGCTGCGGCCGCTGCAGCCACTCCGAAGATCAGTATGAATAACATACCGATGATTTCACAAGCCGGAACGAACACCATAAGAATGAAGAGCGTGCAGCCGGGCCAGCAGATTCGTTTCGCTGCGCCTGGGGCAACGGTTCTACGAACCGCATCTCCGCAACAGAGTAAACAAATAATTCTGCAGAAACCCGGACAAAATATAACTGGACAGCCGCAGATAGTTCATTTGGTTAAAACGACCCAAGGCATGATGGCTACGGTGCCTAAAATGAGCTTGATTcctggaaaaaatgttcaaggCGCTGGAGGCAAAGCTCCCAACCAAGGACCGACGATTTTACGACTCGTTAATCCGAACACAGTTGCCGGACTTAAAACTTTGACCACCGTTAAAACTTCAGGGCTCGTGGCGATGAGCAAAGGTCAAAGTATAGCTGGAAAACAAACAATTATGATCACGAAACCCGGAGGCAACGGGGGACTTGTCGGTCGGACGAATCAAATAATCGTTGTAACTACGGGCTCGGGTTTACGAGCCGTTCAGGCTGTCACTACGTCACAGGCCGGCGCCGGACAAGCTGGAAATCTTACGACTCCGGTTAACGTTCTTCCCCTATCGGCAGCCAATCACGTGACGAATCAGCAAGGTGTGAAGATGATCGTCGTCTCCTCGGGTGCTATGGTGGGTGGAACTTCCGGTAAACCGATTACAATCACGGTTCCGGGTCAGGGCGGCGTACCGAAGACGGTTACGATCGCGACTAAAGGCGGACAGCAGACGATCTTCAATCCTGGAAAAAGTCAAATCGTCACGATGCCTCAGATACAGAAAGGACAAGACCCTCTAGCAGCCGGAAAACCTGTTACCCTCCAAATGTCCGGAGGCTTGGGAGCTAAAACCGTGACTCTGATGCCAACGAGCAGTTCGATCGTCACGACCTCCGCGGATTCGATCGACACGACCAAAATGATGTTCGTTCCACAAAAACAGCCTTCAGCTTCGTTAGCCTCGACCTCCGATGGCCCAGCAACGACGGATGCTGCTCTCGCCGCTTTGGCTGCCGAAGCTGGCCTCATCGATCCCGTCCAAGAGCCTTCGGGCGGTTTGTCTTTCATGGTCGCTGACGACGTAGCTGGTGACGAAAAAACTGACGACAGTTGTAACGGCAACGAAGCCTCGGTGACCGCCGCCCTCGTCTCACAATTGACGGCCGGAGAGCCGATGCAAGTCGACGGCGAAGGGAACTTTGTCATTCCCCAGGTCGACGGCCCTTGTGATTTGCTTTCCTCCGACGACGAGGACGCCGGGGCTCCCGAAACGACCACGCAATCGGAGGCTGCTCTGGAATCTCTTAACGAAGATTCCCAAGAGATGGAGCAAGATCCCGCGCCTGTCGCGAGCACGGAAGAGCCGCAAGAGTCTTCGACAGACCCCACCGACGAGCCCGAGCCACCAAAGCCTTCGGAAAGCGAAGAAACCCAAGCACCGAAGATCGAAGAGGCCTCGAGTCAAGAAACCGCGGAATCGGAGCCTGCCACGCAACCAGAAACGCAATCGAGCGAAATCACGACGGAAAGTACCAGCGAACCGGAGCCCCCGAGCGAAGGCGACATGCAAATCATCAGCGATCCGCCGTCGGCTGATAATTCCGTCAAATCGGAAGCTACTCAGCCGGTCGTTGATCCGATAGCCGAAAGGATGGCAGAAATAGTGACGAAGGACGAGAAATCCGAGGAGAAATCCGACGGTGAAGAAAACCAGAGTAATACGATCGTCGCTGCGGACCTGCCTCCTCTCCACGAGAAATCCGACGCCGAAGCTCTCCTCGACGCCCTCGAGGATCAGACTTTCGAACCTGCCGACGAGGAAATGCCGGCTGAAAaagacaatattaaaaaagaaaattcaccCGGGGCTCTCCCTCCCGAGTCCATTAAACTCGAAGCCCCCGAGCCAATGATCACTGAACCATCGCCACCAATCGTCCCACAAGCAACCATCACACCAATCATTGCTCCACCAACGACCAACGCACCGAAAATTCCTTCGATTCCTGTTGCGCCCCCAACCACAGTCCCCACTGTAATCCCTACTTTGTTGTCACCGAGACAGATTAAATCTGATCCCCGAGACGAGCCCATGGAGGATGATAAACCTCTCGACGAATCCATGTCCTCCGTTACAAATGGCAATTCTAACGCTGATCAAGAATTGGAAGCGTTGCACAAAGCTATACAACGGGAAGCTAAAGATGATCTTCCAATCAAAAAGGAACCGCTCAAGCAAGAAAAGGAAAACGAACCGCGCCCCGAAGCCGGTGATGATTCAACCGCTTTGACTACTCTTGCTACCGCGGCCCTCGGCTCAGCCGAACAACCCGTCAAAGTCAAAACCGAGCTC ACcgacgacgagaaaaaagataTAGATTGGTACGACGTCGGCGTAATAAAAGGCACGACGTGTACGGTTCAACATTACTATCTTCCTGGTGACGAGCCACTCGACATGTCTCAAGCTCCCGGAGATATATTCAAGGGCAGAACAAAGATTCCTCTGGAATCTGGAACAGCCTACAAATTTAGGGTTGCAGCTGTAAATAGTTGTGGTCAAAGTGCATGGAGCGAG GTATCcgcattcaaaacgtgtctgCCAGGATTCCCGGGCGCTCCGAgcgcaataaaaatatcaaagtctGCGGAAGGGGCCCAATTGTCTTGGGAACCACCGCCAAGTCATTTGGGTCCAATTCTCGAGTACTCCGTCTATCTCGCGGTTCGTAGCGCGAGTGCTGTTCCCAACAGCACCGGCGAAGCGACGACAGTCGCAACGACCCCGACTCAGTTAGCCTTCATCAGGGTTTACTGCGGTCCTACTAATGCCTGCTCCGTGCCCAATAGTTCACTCAGCGCTGCGCATATGGACGTCACTACTAAACCCGCTATCATTTTTAGAATAGCAGCACGTAACGACAAAGGATATGGACCAGCCACTCAAGTCAGGTGGTTACAAG aTCCAACGACAGCAGTGAAAAGTAATCCTCAAGTTAAGCGACCAGTAAACGACGCCCGCTCGCAGGCAAACTCCCCTCAAAAAAGAGTTAAGCCCGAAATGGCAG ATGTGAAACGTCATTGA
- the Hcf gene encoding host cell factor isoform X1 has protein sequence MAAPMLKWKRITNPTGPQPRPRHGHRAVAIKDLMVVFGGGNEGIVDELHVYNTATNQWFVPLTKGDIPPGCAAYGFVVDGTRILVFGGMVEYGKYSNELYELQASRWEWKRLKPKHPKHEQPPCPRLGHSFTLIGNKVFLFGGLANDSEDPKNNIPRYLNDLYTLELLPNGATAWEVPQTHGHAPPPRESHTGVAYTDRVTGKSCLVIYGGMSGSRLGDLWFLDVDSMTWNKPIVHGPTPLPRSLHTATLIGHRMYVFGGWVPLVVDDVKVATHEKEWKCTSTLACLNLETLTWEQLTVDSLEENVPRARAGHCAVGVHSRLYVWSGRDGYRKAWNNQVCCKDLWYLEVSKPPAPSRVQLVRASTHSLEVSWTATPSAQYYILQIQKYDMPPATSAFPVAAPPPTTTPALTPATPPTIPVCSPPVTTAAATPMIPAVVTPVRPTVPQAAPIRVQTPVQMPPVSKPISSPVVAKPASPMTPRGNLIRIRSPLVTSASIVASPVPASTIAATTIEQPTVVNPATTVSQSPSAMSGIAALAAAAAATPKISMNNIPMISQAGTNTIRMKSVQPGQQIRFAAPGATVLRTASPQQSKQIILQKPGQNITGQPQIVHLVKTTQGMMATVPKMSLIPGKNVQGAGGKAPNQGPTILRLVNPNTVAGLKTLTTVKTSGLVAMSKGQSIAGKQTIMITKPGGNGGLVGRTNQIIVVTTGSGLRAVQAVTTSQAGAGQAGNLTTPVNVLPLSAANHVTNQQGVKMIVVSSGAMVGGTSGKPITITVPGQGGVPKTVTIATKGGQQTIFNPGKSQIVTMPQIQKGQDPLAAGKPVTLQMSGGLGAKTVTLMPTSSSIVTTSADSIDTTKMMFVPQKQPSASLASTSDGPATTDAALAALAAEAGLIDPVQEPSGGLSFMVADDVAGDEKTDDSCNGNEASVTAALVSQLTAGEPMQVDGEGNFVIPQVDGPCDLLSSDDEDAGAPETTTQSEAALESLNEDSQEMEQDPAPVASTEEPQESSTDPTDEPEPPKPSESEETQAPKIEEASSQETAESEPATQPETQSSEITTESTSEPEPPSEGDMQIISDPPSADNSVKSEATQPVVDPIAERMAEIVTKDEKSEEKSDGEENQSNTIVAADLPPLHEKSDAEALLDALEDQTFEPADEEMPAEKDNIKKENSPGALPPESIKLEAPEPMITEPSPPIVPQATITPIIAPPTTNAPKIPSIPVAPPTTVPTVIPTLLSPRQIKSDPRDEPMEDDKPLDESMSSVTNGNSNADQELEALHKAIQREAKDDLPIKKEPLKQEKENEPRPEAGDDSTALTTLATAALGSAEQPVKVKTELTDDEKKDIDWYDVGVIKGTTCTVQHYYLPGDEPLDMSQAPGDIFKGRTKIPLESGTAYKFRVAAVNSCGQSAWSEVSAFKTCLPGFPGAPSAIKISKSAEGAQLSWEPPPSHLGPILEYSVYLAVRSASAVPNSTGEATTVATTPTQLAFIRVYCGPTNACSVPNSSLSAAHMDVTTKPAIIFRIAARNDKGYGPATQVRWLQDPTTAVKSNPQVKRPVNDARSQANSPQKRVKPEMAGDNFSCETSLSDPS, from the exons GCTTTGTGGTGGATGGTACGAGGATCCTGGTGTTCGGGGGTATGGTTGAGTATGGAAAGTACTCGAATGAGTTATACGAGCTCCAAGCGAGTCGTTGGGAATGGAAGAGATTGAAGCCGAAGCATCCCAAGCACGAGCAGCCTCCTTGTCCGAGACTCGGTCACAGTTTCACGCTGATCGGAAACAAAGTTTTCCTGTTTGGTGGACTCGCCAATGACAGCGAAGATCCTAAGAACAATATACCGAGGTACTTAAATGATTTGTACACCCTGGAATTATTGCCAAATGGTGCAACCGCTTGGGAAGTGCCACAAACGCACGGTCACGCGCCTCCGCCGCGAGAATCCCACACCGGAGTCGCCTACACCGATCGTGTCACTGGAAAATCATGCCTTGTTATTTACGGCGGTATGAGCGGCAGTCGTCTCGGGGATCTCTGGTTTCTCGATGTCGATTCCATGACATGGAACAAACCGATTGTTCATGGCCCTACACCTTTGCCACGCTCGCTCCATACCGCCACTCTCATCGGTCATCGTATGTATGTCTTTGGAGGATGGGTCCCTCTCGTCGTCGATGATGTCAAGGTCGCGACCCACGAGAAAGAGTGGAAATGTACGAGCACTCTGGCATGCTTGAATTTAG AAACACTGACTTGGGAACAGTTGACGGTAGATTCTCTGGAAGAGAACGTACCGCGAGCACGTGCGGGTCACTGCGCGGTAGGAGTGCACAGTAGATTGTACGTGTGGTCGGGTCGAGATGGTTATCGCAAAGCATGGAACAACCAG GTATGTTGCAAAGATTTGTGGTATCTAGAGGTGAGTAAGCCTCCGGCGCCGTCGAGGGTGCAGCTGGTGCGAGCGTCGACGCATTCGTTGGAGGTCAGCTGGACTGCGACGCCCTCGGCTCAGTACTATATTCTGCAAATACAAAAATACGACATGCCACCGGCAACGAGTGCGTTCCCGGTAGCGGCCCCGCCGCCGACGACCACGCCAGCGTTGACGCCGGCAACGCCGCCGACGATTCCGGTATGTTCACCGCCGGTGACAACGGCAGCGGCAACTCCGATGATCCCAGCGGTTGTGACACCGGTGCGTCCTACGGTTCCTCAAGCTGCGCCGATTCGCGTGCAAACGCCGGTCCAAATGCCGCCGGTATCTAAGCCGATTTCGTCGCCTGTAGTCGCTAAGCCCGCGAGCCCCATGACACCCCGAGGGAATCTCATAAGAATCCGTTCGCCTCTGGTAACATCAGCCTCGATCGTTGCTTCGCCAGTACCGGCGTCGACAATCGCTGCTACTACGATCGAGCAGCCGACAGTTGTAAACCCCGCGACGACCGTCAGCCAATCACCATCCGCGATGTCCGGCATCGCTGCACTTGCTGCGGCCGCTGCAGCCACTCCGAAGATCAGTATGAATAACATACCGATGATTTCACAAGCCGGAACGAACACCATAAGAATGAAGAGCGTGCAGCCGGGCCAGCAGATTCGTTTCGCTGCGCCTGGGGCAACGGTTCTACGAACCGCATCTCCGCAACAGAGTAAACAAATAATTCTGCAGAAACCCGGACAAAATATAACTGGACAGCCGCAGATAGTTCATTTGGTTAAAACGACCCAAGGCATGATGGCTACGGTGCCTAAAATGAGCTTGATTcctggaaaaaatgttcaaggCGCTGGAGGCAAAGCTCCCAACCAAGGACCGACGATTTTACGACTCGTTAATCCGAACACAGTTGCCGGACTTAAAACTTTGACCACCGTTAAAACTTCAGGGCTCGTGGCGATGAGCAAAGGTCAAAGTATAGCTGGAAAACAAACAATTATGATCACGAAACCCGGAGGCAACGGGGGACTTGTCGGTCGGACGAATCAAATAATCGTTGTAACTACGGGCTCGGGTTTACGAGCCGTTCAGGCTGTCACTACGTCACAGGCCGGCGCCGGACAAGCTGGAAATCTTACGACTCCGGTTAACGTTCTTCCCCTATCGGCAGCCAATCACGTGACGAATCAGCAAGGTGTGAAGATGATCGTCGTCTCCTCGGGTGCTATGGTGGGTGGAACTTCCGGTAAACCGATTACAATCACGGTTCCGGGTCAGGGCGGCGTACCGAAGACGGTTACGATCGCGACTAAAGGCGGACAGCAGACGATCTTCAATCCTGGAAAAAGTCAAATCGTCACGATGCCTCAGATACAGAAAGGACAAGACCCTCTAGCAGCCGGAAAACCTGTTACCCTCCAAATGTCCGGAGGCTTGGGAGCTAAAACCGTGACTCTGATGCCAACGAGCAGTTCGATCGTCACGACCTCCGCGGATTCGATCGACACGACCAAAATGATGTTCGTTCCACAAAAACAGCCTTCAGCTTCGTTAGCCTCGACCTCCGATGGCCCAGCAACGACGGATGCTGCTCTCGCCGCTTTGGCTGCCGAAGCTGGCCTCATCGATCCCGTCCAAGAGCCTTCGGGCGGTTTGTCTTTCATGGTCGCTGACGACGTAGCTGGTGACGAAAAAACTGACGACAGTTGTAACGGCAACGAAGCCTCGGTGACCGCCGCCCTCGTCTCACAATTGACGGCCGGAGAGCCGATGCAAGTCGACGGCGAAGGGAACTTTGTCATTCCCCAGGTCGACGGCCCTTGTGATTTGCTTTCCTCCGACGACGAGGACGCCGGGGCTCCCGAAACGACCACGCAATCGGAGGCTGCTCTGGAATCTCTTAACGAAGATTCCCAAGAGATGGAGCAAGATCCCGCGCCTGTCGCGAGCACGGAAGAGCCGCAAGAGTCTTCGACAGACCCCACCGACGAGCCCGAGCCACCAAAGCCTTCGGAAAGCGAAGAAACCCAAGCACCGAAGATCGAAGAGGCCTCGAGTCAAGAAACCGCGGAATCGGAGCCTGCCACGCAACCAGAAACGCAATCGAGCGAAATCACGACGGAAAGTACCAGCGAACCGGAGCCCCCGAGCGAAGGCGACATGCAAATCATCAGCGATCCGCCGTCGGCTGATAATTCCGTCAAATCGGAAGCTACTCAGCCGGTCGTTGATCCGATAGCCGAAAGGATGGCAGAAATAGTGACGAAGGACGAGAAATCCGAGGAGAAATCCGACGGTGAAGAAAACCAGAGTAATACGATCGTCGCTGCGGACCTGCCTCCTCTCCACGAGAAATCCGACGCCGAAGCTCTCCTCGACGCCCTCGAGGATCAGACTTTCGAACCTGCCGACGAGGAAATGCCGGCTGAAAaagacaatattaaaaaagaaaattcaccCGGGGCTCTCCCTCCCGAGTCCATTAAACTCGAAGCCCCCGAGCCAATGATCACTGAACCATCGCCACCAATCGTCCCACAAGCAACCATCACACCAATCATTGCTCCACCAACGACCAACGCACCGAAAATTCCTTCGATTCCTGTTGCGCCCCCAACCACAGTCCCCACTGTAATCCCTACTTTGTTGTCACCGAGACAGATTAAATCTGATCCCCGAGACGAGCCCATGGAGGATGATAAACCTCTCGACGAATCCATGTCCTCCGTTACAAATGGCAATTCTAACGCTGATCAAGAATTGGAAGCGTTGCACAAAGCTATACAACGGGAAGCTAAAGATGATCTTCCAATCAAAAAGGAACCGCTCAAGCAAGAAAAGGAAAACGAACCGCGCCCCGAAGCCGGTGATGATTCAACCGCTTTGACTACTCTTGCTACCGCGGCCCTCGGCTCAGCCGAACAACCCGTCAAAGTCAAAACCGAGCTC ACcgacgacgagaaaaaagataTAGATTGGTACGACGTCGGCGTAATAAAAGGCACGACGTGTACGGTTCAACATTACTATCTTCCTGGTGACGAGCCACTCGACATGTCTCAAGCTCCCGGAGATATATTCAAGGGCAGAACAAAGATTCCTCTGGAATCTGGAACAGCCTACAAATTTAGGGTTGCAGCTGTAAATAGTTGTGGTCAAAGTGCATGGAGCGAG GTATCcgcattcaaaacgtgtctgCCAGGATTCCCGGGCGCTCCGAgcgcaataaaaatatcaaagtctGCGGAAGGGGCCCAATTGTCTTGGGAACCACCGCCAAGTCATTTGGGTCCAATTCTCGAGTACTCCGTCTATCTCGCGGTTCGTAGCGCGAGTGCTGTTCCCAACAGCACCGGCGAAGCGACGACAGTCGCAACGACCCCGACTCAGTTAGCCTTCATCAGGGTTTACTGCGGTCCTACTAATGCCTGCTCCGTGCCCAATAGTTCACTCAGCGCTGCGCATATGGACGTCACTACTAAACCCGCTATCATTTTTAGAATAGCAGCACGTAACGACAAAGGATATGGACCAGCCACTCAAGTCAGGTGGTTACAAG aTCCAACGACAGCAGTGAAAAGTAATCCTCAAGTTAAGCGACCAGTAAACGACGCCCGCTCGCAGGCAAACTCCCCTCAAAAAAGAGTTAAGCCCGAAATGGCAGGTGACAATTTTTC ATGTGAAACGTCATTGAGTGATCCCTCGTAA